One Halorientalis litorea DNA segment encodes these proteins:
- a CDS encoding GNAT family N-acetyltransferase → MTGHEGAVSVVRSRVPDAALDVRRAVFVEGQGVAEERELDGKDAEATHFLAREGDDVVGTARLRELGESDGDALVEPDAVLGNGTPVGKVERVAVRESRRGEGWGRRLMAAIEDESRERGHAVLVLHGQTRVEGFYERLGYETVSDVFAEAGMPHVEMVTRL, encoded by the coding sequence ATGACCGGCCACGAGGGGGCGGTTTCGGTGGTGAGGAGTCGAGTCCCCGACGCCGCCCTCGACGTGCGGCGTGCGGTGTTCGTCGAGGGCCAAGGCGTCGCCGAGGAGCGCGAACTGGACGGCAAGGACGCCGAAGCGACGCACTTCCTCGCTCGTGAGGGCGACGACGTGGTGGGTACCGCCCGCCTGCGCGAACTCGGCGAGAGCGACGGCGACGCCCTCGTCGAACCCGACGCGGTGCTCGGGAACGGGACACCCGTGGGGAAAGTCGAGCGCGTGGCGGTCCGGGAGTCCCGCCGCGGCGAGGGGTGGGGACGGCGGCTGATGGCGGCTATCGAGGACGAGAGCCGCGAACGCGGCCACGCGGTGCTCGTGCTCCACGGGCAAACTCGCGTCGAAGGGTTCTACGAGCGACTCGGCTACGAGACGGTCAGCGACGTCTTCGCGGAGGCGGGGATGCCCCACGTCGAGATGGTCACACGGCTGTGA